The genomic interval CAGCCGCGTTGCGCTGTAAAGATTGTCTAGCGGCTGGCGGTAAGATTTTAATTGCTGGTAACGGCGGCAGCGCTGCAGATGCGCAACATATTGCCGCAGAGCTTGTCGGCCGCTTTGAAAAAGAACGCCCCTCGATGGCATCTCTGGCCCTTACCACTGACACCTCTGCATTAACCGCCATCGCTAACGATTACGGTTATGACCAGGTATTTTCGCGCCAGCTTGAAGGCTTGGGCCAAACCGGCGATGTATTTATTGGCATCACCACCTCTGGAAACTCCGCCAATATTCTAAACGCTATTGACGTTTGTAAGACAAAAGGCATCACCAGCATCGGCTTAACCGGTAAACAAGGTGGCAAGCTTGCAGCGGCTGCTGACATAAGCCTATGCGTACCAGACCCGCGCACCGCGATTATTCAAGAAAGCCATATCATGATTGGCCATATGCTATGCGCCTTAATTGAGCTAGATTAACATAGAGCAAAATCAACGCTATGTCTGAACCCACCTCAAACCAAGAGCCAACGCCACTGGATTTTCGCGGCGCTAAAGTTTTAGTCGCTGGCGACATTATGATCGACCAATACTGGATCGGCGACACCTCACGTATTTCTCCCGAGGCACCGGTGCCGGTATTAAAAGTTGAGTCGCAAGAGCACCGCCTTGGCGGCGCTGCCAATGCCGCAGTTAACTGCGTCAGCCTTGGCGCCAC from Pseudomonadales bacterium carries:
- a CDS encoding D-sedoheptulose 7-phosphate isomerase is translated as MKHYISSHIEQSIAAKQAILADSTLIDNIAAAALRCKDCLAAGGKILIAGNGGSAADAQHIAAELVGRFEKERPSMASLALTTDTSALTAIANDYGYDQVFSRQLEGLGQTGDVFIGITTSGNSANILNAIDVCKTKGITSIGLTGKQGGKLAAAADISLCVPDPRTAIIQESHIMIGHMLCALIELD